The following proteins come from a genomic window of Melospiza melodia melodia isolate bMelMel2 unplaced genomic scaffold, bMelMel2.pri scaffold_32, whole genome shotgun sequence:
- the LOC134434082 gene encoding olfactory receptor 14I1-like gives QLLHFCLLLGISLAALLGNGLIISAVACSHHLHTPMFFFLLNLALTDLGSICTTVPKAMHNSLWDTRNISYSGCAAQVFFFVFWAATEFYLLTVMCYDRYVSICKPLHYRTLLGSRACAHMAAAAWASGFLTALLLTANTFSLPLCHGNALGQFFCEIPQILKLSCSKHYFREFVPIALSVCLNFGCFVFIVFSYIQIFKAVLRIPSEQGRYKAFSTCLPHLAVVSLFLSTAAFAHLKPPSMSSPSLDLALSVLYSMVPPALNPLIYSLRNQELKAAVWR, from the coding sequence cagctcctgcacttctgcctcttgctgggcatctccctggctgctctcctgggcaacggcctcatcatcagcgccgtagcctgcagccaccacctgcacacacccatgttcttcttcctgctcaacctggccctcactgacctgggctccatctgcaccactgtccccaaagccatgcacaattccctctgggacaccaggaacatctcctactcaggatgtgctgctcaagtatttttttttgttttctgggcaGCAACAGAGTTTTATCtcttgactgtcatgtgctacgaccgctacgtgtccatctgcaaacccctgcactacaggaccctcttgggcagcagagcttgtgcccacatggcagcagctgcctgggccagtggctttctcactgctctgcttctcacagccaatacattttccctgcccctgtgccatggcaatgccctgggccaattcttctgtgaaatcccacagatcctcaagctctcttgctccaAACATTACTTCAGGGAATTTGTCCCAATTGCTCTAAGTGTGTGTTtaaattttggttgttttgtgttcattgttttctcctatattcAGATCTTCaaggccgtgctgaggatcccctctgagcagggacggtacaaagctttttctacctgcctccctcacctggctgtggtctccctgtttctcagcactgcagcgTTCGCtcatctgaagcccccctccatgtcctccccatccctggatctggccctgtcagttctgtactcgatggtacctccagccctgaaccccctcatctacagcctgaggaaccaggagctcaaggctgcagtgtggaga